A part of Cydia amplana chromosome 24, ilCydAmpl1.1, whole genome shotgun sequence genomic DNA contains:
- the LOC134659353 gene encoding uncharacterized protein LOC134659353 encodes MERERRALCVRANMLARRFAKCSNAVKITLFKTYCSSFYTGSLWVRYTQKSYNAIRVQYNNAFRMLIGLPKFCSASNMFAESRTDGFAAILRKKAASLLSRTRDSPNSILKMIADHVCCPVINEIILNVKSNLVFKY; translated from the coding sequence ATGGAAAGAGAGCGAAGAGCATTGTGTGTGAGGGCGAACATGCTGGCCCGCAGGTTTGCTAAGTGCTCAAATGCAGTGAAAATTACTTTATTCAAGACATACTGCTCGTCTTTTTACACTGGCAGCCTGTGGGTCCGATATACCCAAAAGTCATACAATGCTATTAGGGTGCAGTACAACAATGCCTTTAGGATGCTGATTGGCCTGCCCAAGTTCTGCAGCGCATCCAACATGTTCGCGGAGTCACGGACGGATGGATTTGCAGCAATTTTGCGCAAGAAAGCAGCGTCTCTGTTGAGCAGAACGAGGGACAGCCCGAACAGCATCCTAAAGATGATAGCTGATCATGTGTGTTGTCctgtaattaatgaaataattttaaatgtaaaatctaatttagtttttaagtactaa